GATTTAGCTCAATTGTTAGGAATCAAGCCTGATTTATCTTACACCATTGGTTACTGTCGAGTTTCTAGCCATGACCAAAAAGAAGACCTAGAAAGACAAAAGCAAGTTGTTGAATTATTTTGCGCTCAAAATGGTTGGCAATTTGAAATTATAGAAGACTTAGGTTCAGGCTTAAACTACAGCAAAAAAGGATTAAAGAGATTAATCCGATTAATTGTTGATAGTAAACTTGAACGTCTTGTTTTAACCCATAAAGATAGACTATTGAGATTTGGTAGTGAATTAATTTTTAGTTTGTGTGAACATTTTGGAACAGAAATAGTAATTATCAATAGAACTGAAGACTCAACTTTTGAAGAAGACTTAGCTCAAGATGTTTTAGAAATAATTACAGTTTTTAGTGCCAGACTGTATGGATCTAGAAGTCACAAAAACAAGAAAATTATAGAGGAGTTGAAAGAAGTTGCTGTTCGGCTTTAAAACTGAGTTAAAAATCAATAACCATCAGCGTACCCAACTACTTCAACATTGTGGTGTTGCTCGTCATGCTTGGAATTGGGGATTAGCTCTTACCAAACAGATATTAGAGCACAATAAGTTAAATCCTAATTCCAAAATAAAATTTCCTACTGCTATTGATTTACATAAATGGTTAGTAGCATTAGTAAAAAGTGAAAATCCCTGGTATTACGAATGTTCAAAATCAGCACCACAAGAAGCTCTACGAGCTTTAAAAAACAGCAATGGGATAGGTGACTTTAAAAAAATATCAGGAGTGCCTAAATTTAAGAGAAAGGGTAAACATGATAGCTTTAACCTTAGAGGGTAGTGTCAAAAATTTAGAGTCAAATAAAATACAAGTACCGAAGTAGTAAGGAGTTCTYCAAAGTTATTGAAAGACTACCTACAAAAAGAAAATTAAATCAGTAACCATTAGTCGTAAGGCTAATAGATGGTTTATTAGTTTTAGATTTGATGTA
The window above is part of the Nodularia spumigena CCY9414 genome. Proteins encoded here:
- a CDS encoding IS607 family transposase; its protein translation is MSKLSISEAAKLKGVSVSTLRRWETEGKLIPERTASGHRRYDLAQLLGIKPDLSYTIGYCRVSSHDQKEDLERQKQVVELFCAQNGWQFEIIEDLGSGLNYSKKGLKRLIRLIVDSKLERLVLTHKDRLLRFGSELIFSLCEHFGTEIVIINRTEDSTFEEDLAQDVLEIITVFSARLYGSRSHKNKKIIEELKEVAVRL
- a CDS encoding helix-turn-helix domain-containing protein, translated to MLFGFKTELKINNHQRTQLLQHCGVARHAWNWGLALTKQILEHNKLNPNSKIKFPTAIDLHKWLVALVKSENPWYYECSKSAPQEALRALKNSNGIGDFKKISGVPKFKRKGKHDSFNLRG